TCGAGCGTGCCCAGCGTATCTGGTGAACGCAATACCCACGCAGGTCGTACCCCGGCACACTCGTCTCCACCACCTCGGGACACAGCTCGACCCGATACCCCGCCGCCGCAATCCTTGCCCCCATCTCGTAGTCGTCCGCCAGGTACTCGACCAGCGCCTCCATCCCGCCAGCCTTCTCGAGTGCCGTGCGTGTCATAGCAAGTGTCGACCCCAGTCCAAACCGCAACCCCCCCTCAAGCGTTCTGGCCGTCAGCACTCCAGGGAGAAAATCCGTCGAGATTCCCAGAGCCTCAAGCTTCGCCCAGACCGTCAGCCCGCGCCCACGCTCGGCTGTCTTCCCGAGATAGGGAGCGGTCACCAGCCCGACCGTCTCTTCCTCGAAACAGCCCATCACCGTGGCGAGGTAGCGAGGAGTCACCGCAATATCGCTGTCGTTGATCAGCACATGCTCAAACGTCCCCGCCGCGAGCATCTGAACCAGATTGCTGACCTTCCCCGAAGTCCCCAGTCGCTCCGTACATACCACCAGCCGGATCGCGACCGCGGGAAACTCCACCTTGAGCCGCTCAATCTCGCCGACGGCAGGATCGTCCAGCGAGCTCACCCCGAACAGGATCTCGAATCGCCCCGCATACACCTGCCGGCAGTGGCTCACGAACCCCGCATACATCCGCGGATCGACCCCCTTCACCGGCTTCAGAATCGTCACATCTGGCGCAAACTCCGAACTCACTCGCCCACGCCAGAAGTGAGCAAAC
This genomic window from Granulicella sibirica contains:
- the hpnI gene encoding bacteriohopanetetrol glucosamine biosynthesis glycosyltransferase HpnI; the encoded protein is MATAIEVITALLTLGGLVYLLLALWGARAFAHFWRGRVSSEFAPDVTILKPVKGVDPRMYAGFVSHCRQVYAGRFEILFGVSSLDDPAVGEIERLKVEFPAVAIRLVVCTERLGTSGKVSNLVQMLAAGTFEHVLINDSDIAVTPRYLATVMGCFEEETVGLVTAPYLGKTAERGRGLTVWAKLEALGISTDFLPGVLTARTLEGGLRFGLGSTLAMTRTALEKAGGMEALVEYLADDYEMGARIAAAGYRVELCPEVVETSVPGYDLRGYCVHQIRWARSTRDSRKLGYLGLGVTYAVPWALATMVASGFALWSFTLLSLVLLARVAVALSVGVGLLRDGQVLRDLWLLPLRDLTGLMFWAWSFAGDTVVWRGEVFRLQDGRLEKV